ggttcttcacccgctgggcaaaaaccaatcaacacactgagtcgagatatttggctttatttcagttctgcagaatcgggtGCCGGGcgtttaacaacagccagcacaccacacGTTTCCGACAGTCCCAGGTTCACAGTGATAAGATACAGCCCATGAGTGAGCTACAGTTCCCTTACCAGCCCTCATCACACACGTGCATTCAAGTCCAAGTTTGGAACGGTTTGGGAGATCCCCCTAATTAGGCCAATTAAGgtttaatttcaggagttcagctcAGGTTCCATCAAAGTTCTACTACAATTCTATACAAAGCGCTCCTGtaactttttaaccatattcttttgacatCCCTACTCTAACCTTTTCCTGACCCATGAATGTACCAagcactctttttttccttcagaaacagtacaaaatggcttttattacaaaaaggtaaaaacccctctccctttttccttcagaaacaatacaaaatggcttttattacaaaaaggtaaaaacccctctccctttttccttcagaaacaatacaaaacggtttttagtacaaaaacataaaaacccctctcccttttttccttcagaaatagtacaaaacGGTTTTTAGTACAAAAACGTAAAACCCCACTATCACTAGCACATGCTGCAAAAtctaaacagaacaaatgcaccccccctgcccacaggaaaacaaacacagtccagggaagggcccaaGACGGGAACCCTGCGACGCTGCAGCTGCTCCGCGGCAGGACAAGGTTCAGCGCAGCTCCCGAGTCTCTGCCATcggagcagcagctttggcctTCAAGGTCTTGAAGTTCCTGGCCGGTCTTTGCACAGCACGCAATCCAGTCCCGCTTCTATTTTCGCTCTTGCGCCAGCTGCGTCTGCAGAAGGGACACCTGAAAGAGGCCAAAGGCCGAGCTCAGACAAGCCCACGCTGGTAGGACCAGCCCTAGCTCCACGGTACCGGCTCTCGGGGAAGACGCACCCTCTAACGCCAGCCCCGACAAACACTTGCTCTTCGGGGAATGGAAGTCGCAGGTTCCCAGAGTCACCCTGGCCTCACCTCACACTATCAACAAGTTGACTTTCTCTCTGGCTTACCATTCACACGTACAACCCCGAGACATCCCatggatatgagagagagaggttcCTACAGGATTAAGTCACCCAACTCCCCTTTCCAAGAGAGAGACTGGGGCTACTGCCACCTTActgccacaggctttttcctcagcaggagagTTACTGGTGACACAAGGCACTGAGGAACTCTTCTGTTCTCATCTGCCTTAAAAACGTGACAGCTGGcgcgtgaaaagggaaaatgggaaagctcaACAAGACGAGCAAGGCTCAAGGGGAACGTCCTTAGActattctctatttcccatccattccgttttctgagtttcctccaatccctctcccaccctgcctgaccCACAGGCACCACAGAGACCAGACCTCGGTGAACGATGCTGTCTGGCCATGGCCAAGGGACGCGTCTGACTGGGTATTCCCACTGCCTGcccatctcccttccccatggccaaACAAAACTCGGGCCACAGCAtcgtgcagagctgtgcccaccagcacagccacagcggctttggatgagagctttcctgctcctcagccgGTCTatactggggggctgctgccatcgTTCCTCCATCTGGCCAGAGTCTCCTCCCACCAAGTAAGATCCTGGTCTCACCTGCTGAGACGCCAGCATCTTGTGCTGGTCAGACTCGGAGACAGAAAATCCGCCTGCATCTGGCAGCGCACGACCTCTGCAATATCTCCTCAGTCGCCTCCGTTCACGTTCCACCTGCACGTTGGATAGGAGAAAGGGTCACAGAAGCCTGCCACcaaacaaggagcaaaaggacctctggGCATCACggcaaggagatggctgctcagggactgtgaattgcaccacagaacgctggggccaaaaagcactCCAAGTAGCCCACGGAAGAgagcgagcaggaggaaagagttccTGACACAAGAGTGTCCAATGGGTGTgtatggggacactggggcaagaagggtggtaCCGCAGTGAACGTGCATTTGCGAAGGCAACGgggtgccagaagagagagaaaagacaaaagtgtgtGGCCACAGGgcacagtgggagagggaaggaaacaagccgaggactccacagtgctgcctctgggaatgcggtgtcttccagaggaccgtgatgctgcgcagaggcagcgaaagcctggtctacctcctccagagtcctcctgagctcagcactgtattgcttcagctccgtcttctcccggtccagccttgcaactgctcgctgcagacgttccagccgctgcgacaggagtctcttctccgagagccaggacagccgctgcccttctgcaatcgcctgctgggcattcagagagcagatgatgggagtggtgccacagaaaggagagaagggccagagTCAACACATCGCGGAGAGcgaccatggaggaaaggacagtgctacgtcccttctcctcctcctcccggtccacagcccaaaacaacactctcccttcccaggggccctcctccacatcacctcGGAGAAATCCCTGCGCCAAAAGAACACCCTGAAAGCGCAATGAAGCCTTCAACCTCACCAGCCAACGGTACcatttccattctctctaataccctgggaaagctggacctcaggagtctccatctctgaaagcatCCTCTAAGCACCATCAGCGTCGCTGCTGTTCAGCCATCCTCACAAAATTCTGCTACGTTTAGTACATTCGCTTGGTCAACTGtgccctttcctttccatgccaAATCCCAACCGCCACACATTGCTTAATCTTGCCTAGATAGGAGAGAACCAATCACCCACGCACAGCTCTTGGACTCGCATTAATTTTAACGGCAAGCTGCGTAGTTCTTTCATTACTTCTGGGCTTGACAGAAAGCGTTTGAGCAGCTGAATGGTGAATTACTAGCAAACATTGTCTTCTcggcccaagcacaaacacaggctgggcagagaatggattgagagagccctgagcagaaggacttgggggtgatggtCCATgagagccggcaacgtgcacttgcagcccagaaagccccccgtatcctgggctgcatccccagtagcgtggccagcagagcgagggaggggattctgcccctctgctctgctctggggagaacccctgcagtgctgcctccagctctggggccatgaaTATCAGCACACGGACCTGTcggagcggggacagaggaggccacagagatgctgcgagggctggagcccctctgctgtgaggacaggctgagagagctgggggggttcagcctggagaagagaaggccccggggagaccttagagccccttccagtccctaaaggggctcaggggggaacggttttagactgaaagaagggagactgagatgagatattaggaagaaattctttgctgtgcgagcggtgagacactggcccaggttgcccggagaagctgtggctggcccatcccgggaggggttcaaggccaggttggacggggcttggagcaacctggtctagtgggaggtgtcccactggcatgggggtaggaactagaagatctttaaggtctcttccaacccaaaccattcagtcatttgatgaagtctcagccaagctcctcagaacagcgtaggctcacagcctccattttcacagctcggctcccttttcatcaaggaaaaggtgcagacgGACTGCAGGGTCAGAAAGGGACCAGACCCTCGTGCCCTCCTCACAAGACAGGCCGCGAACGCCAGTACCAGGAACAAGGGGCCTGTTCCGTCTGCTCCAATACCTCTGTCAGCcgccaaaggacagaaaggaaggaacaaggttcccccgcctgcagctggcagcagcgttAGGAGTCTACTCCATGGCGGGCGGGAGGCTGCTAagatcccagccctttgctgccatgctttggctggggaccacccaACCTTCTGTTGAACTCCTCTTACACCCACACGCAACCCGTGCCTGCATTTACTGTCCCACCAGAGTCCTGGGGGTCTCCACGCTCCTTCAAGGACGagccactggctctgctgcctggcccggcACCGTGTCGCCCGGGACAGACCACTGCTGCCATTTCACACGCTCAGCCTGTTCTTCTCCTCAAGCCAGCCCACAAAGCTTGCTTGAAGGATTCAGAAGCATAGTGTTTCCTACCACGTCttgcaggagcttgtttatcTCCCCTTGGTGGTCGGCCTCCCGAACTTTGAGGGTGTCGgtatgctgctcttctttctgcaggagctcttgcGCCATGTTTTGCCGTTCCTGCTTCAGGAGAgacctctctgcttccagctcccactgaaggcacttcACTTCCCCTGCAAACACGACAAATGGCAAGAGTCAGAGGCTGCACAAACAGCGCCTCTGACTTTACTGACCTTACGCCCTTTGAGTTTCCGTGGAGGAggggtctgtctccagctccttcactcctcagaagcactgcggacacagagctgctttcatacCACCTTCCCCGGGCATGGGGTCACCAGAAACGGGAGGCTCTCACCTTGGATCACCTCCTTGGCCTGCGCCACCGCGTGAAGCTGGGTTTCAAGATGACTCCTGGTGATCTCCAGCTCAGacaagtgctgctgagcctccaacaggctgcattccacggtctccttccctgacctgcaaagcgtgaatacagagagaaaggagctgcttgctcctgacACCCAACAGGGAGTTGTTCCAGGAAGAAGTGGTGCAAGATCCCTACCCCTGCCTACGGAAAAAGGCTCGCGTGGAAACTCCTGCACAGAGAGCCTATTTCTGCCCTTTAAAATAGCAATGCGGGCCCCTGCGAGGGAATGGCCAGGCTTCCCGTGTCACCTGGCAGGGCACAGAAAGCCCAGCCAAATTGGACTGCAATAGCCAAATCTTCACTTGCTGGGGTCTGATCCACGACACACGGGTAGCTGCGCCCACCAAGCCTGTGCCAGCAAGCAAAACTTGGATGGACAACGGAGGATGTATCTTCAAGGAGGAGAACAAGCACACAGTCCCGATTACACCAGTCTCTGGCAGGCCAAAGTAACTATGTCCATTTTAACAGACATCAGTGATGGGCAGGAACCCCTGAAGGCTGGCGACAATTCAAGagaggtttccctgctgctggtgtcaccagCTCTAGCTCCTGCACCATACTAACACGAGTTAGCTTAGTTTAATTATGTGTGGTTTAATCATGGCTCCATTGAGAGCCCACTCGGCTGGCTGTGGACGTCACAGAGGAACACGTAAGGGGGCATAAACATGAGCTCAACGCTCAGGACAGCTTTGCcagcttcagctgtcagaaaaataaccttcaaatcaaggtagactttgtttttttttgcttgaaattctTCCGTTTTCTGTCCATGGAAGcgaaaacatgtgaaaagcacAGAGGATGCAATCAATCCCCATGTAACCATTGTCACCTTTACCATTACAGACATTAAAGAACGTCCTGCccagggtctcctccctgcccttacctggcctctgccagctgctccgaaAGGCCTTGTCTCTCCCGCTCCATGGCTGCCAGTCgcacctccagggcagccttctcccgCACCAGCAATTCCTTCTCTGCGCACACCTCGGCCAGTGCGTGCCCTTGGCGAGAGGACTCCTGGCGCAACTGCTCCAGGCCACTGCGAGACGACTCTTGCTGGCGGGAAACCTGAAAGCGggacaaaatgcagtgagagtccttgcgtgcagccctggcttttgccccagacaaaggctccagagctacacagtttgctgcttttgccacctGGGAGAACAGTAGAGTCGTGGATGCAGTCCTCTCTCTGCAACTTACCAGAAGCCAAAAAGGAGGCCAACACGCACAGCTTCAGCCAGCCAAGCAGCCACATGCCCACCCAGAAGCACCAGGTCTTTGGTCTCACCTCAAGGAGTTTCtcttgggcttcttccttctcctctgccaggacccccagctctacccgcagctcctcttgttgctcctctgctttcttcagcagctgctccaggtgggctttctctgcacagagctctTTGGTTGTTCTTTTAcacaagctcagcttctcctgggcagagatCTTTGCTCTCTCCATCTCATCCACTTTACACAAGAGAGCGTCATTCTCTCCCtccagctgcaatcacagaagcacagaggaaattaaatacagcaagacttactctgaagaagaggagagcagcaaatCCACATCCCCTGCGTCTCGCTGACATACTCCCAGCTCAGCGCGCCCAATAAGCACGTGCGGACAAACTACCCCAAAgagcctgcgtggtctcatcaccatttcccaaggaggagaacagcacgtTCCCTGGCGTCTACTGACacgaaaaaagcatctgtgctggtcTTGCTACCACAAGGTGACCATACCTTCTCCAGGGCCACTCTAAGctcatgcttctcttccttcagcacatccctctcaAGGTGCGATTCCTCCAGCGCCTCTCTCGCAACTAACAACTCATGCTGTAACAAGCAGTGTTTGTCTTCAAGTGCCACTAAGTCCTTCAGtctgtgagaaggggaaagacaaacaacTTGTCAACGTAAAaacattctcctttccaaaaccaggagcacaTACTGTGTCCCAGCTATGGCAGTTGGAATGACTTCCAACGGCTTTGTACCTACACCTAAACACCACCGGCATTTCCTGACTAGAGCTGCATCACTCTTTCTCATGGATGAAACGTTCGTCACTGAGAAAGTAAATCAAGCTTCCAGACATCACAGAACGTTTCCAAAACGTTCAGGTACTCGCAACAGCTTCCTGCCTcttagttctctctctcctctttcatacGTTGGATACAAGCCTTGCACAAGTTCTTCTTGGgctaaaacagactttgaaagtcCAGACTACGACTCCCACAAttacttttgccttctgcagtgaaTGAATCAAAGGCCCTGCAAGCTCTCTGGGGAGACGGCTATGAATGTCCAATCCAATGACCATGGGATCACAGGAGGGTCCAGGTTAATACgctgcatgttgcaaaatggCCCCTCTTGCCCCAAAGGCCTTCTGCACTCAGTCTGGCAAGGAactgtcagcacagaggtgctacagTGCTTAGGATGGTGCTGGGCAAATTCCTGCCAACTCCTCTAGCACCGCCCCGGGGAGCAAAAGGGCTGGACCAGAGACAGAGCTCTCTTTAGGCTGCTCTCGCTTGCTCACCAAGAAccagttcacagcaaaagcactggaatacgccacctctttgccagtctggtcttaccCAGAGGAGCTTCTGGCAGTCAGACGATTTTTGCCGtcctttctgttgaaggcaacCGTTTGACTCGGGACAGAAACAAGGCTGTGCAGAACGGGCGTGTTTGCAATGCGAACACAGCCCATCTATGAACGCAAGAGGCAGCCCCAGAAGAGAATGGTggtaacagcaaagtttaaaacacctttacctgtcctgaagctccttcttctccagctcccccttgGCTTGGAAGGACATCACGCTGCAGTTTAGACGGGAGCAGTTTGCCATTACAGACCCAGAAAGCCTcatttgctctgccttcagctctgacaaatctctgcagaagaacaaaggaagagccaaCGTTCACACCACCAGCTCTATCAGCTGACTCGCTTCTCACGCACGTAATCacgcaaagaggaaaagctggcaggAAAGATGACATCTCGGCTGGGGACAAATCATTCCCCTGACACTCTGGGGTCAGGACACACCTTGGCGAGCGACTGCTCAGAGGCTCACGACAACAGCCACATAAtaaacttttcaggaaggtggaggaagaataaGCCTAAAACGGCGTAACagcaaaagcacaaagaacacaagaaccaAGGCACGCTCGACGCCTTAAGGAAGGTTCATAATCCAGGAAGATAAACGGCTGACAGTAACCCAGAGTTTGAAATCACTTGCCGACACCAGCAGCAGACACTATCACGGCTACGCTGTTCTTGTTTGTGTAGGAGGCAACTCTGAGAAAGGAACCTCAGAGAGGTGTGAAGGGAAGGTACATTTTTGCTGCAAGAGATGGGGCCTCAACTTCTACTCACCGGTTCGTGGCAGccttcatttccaggaaatgacGGCGGAAGGTGACCATCTGATGCCACAGACCGAGCAGACGGTCACGGTCACCCCTGAAGTAGTTCTCATAGAGCTaaagatgcaaagacaaaaagaaatgccagttcagCCTCCGCCATCACTGTACGAGTCTTTCCGCTGGCAGAGAGCACAACCACCATCGCCAGCTCTCCTTGAATAACTATTCCGACAGGGCACCAAGGACTGAAGAGGCACCgcagaagcagccccagcagacctgccacctgccttcaaagaaggcaacatccacccttctcctgcgggaggggacatcagcaaagcaagctgacccCGAGTCAGCACCTCGCCTTGCAGAGCTGTCTCACACTCTTGGTGGAGGAAGACAAAGACAAGCCCCTCCAAGACCACTGTCCCATTTGCTAGCGGTGACGGAGGCCTGTCTTGTCCTTCCCTTGGCTACTCTGAATCTCAAAACACACAGACCTCTCTGCTCTCACGGCTCTAGACGGAGATTTAAGAACCATCAAAAAGACGAGCGCTCCTGTGTCACTGCCCTACagcgtccagcagcagcaagcatttgcCTTTAGGACCGAGCAGCACGGCCACAGCAGGTGGGCCTCTTCCATCACCACGATTTGCAGACactcctccatctcccacccctgccacgcTGAGCTCCCCCTCCCACGCACCAACTTGATCTTTGgctcccataaccctgcccaagcgataaccacccctGGAGGTCAGCATGGGTGCATCTCGTCGCGATGGCGGCATCCGGGGCTCACAGGGGGTCTCAGGGAGACGCATAACACCACAACAGCCAAGGGGTGACGTGAGCAATGCGCCCACCTCACCGCAAtcctggtactgtggtcaatgtGCAAATTCGACTGGAAGTCGTCATCTTCCCCCCATAAATAGTCAAGAGCCCAAGGGCATTTGGAGCTCTCCTGCTCGGCAGCGGGCTGCGGCCAGGATCTCCCCGTGAGCAGGGACGCTGCTCAGGATTACTCCTCCAGGTTAAGAGATTCCTGGCTGCAACAGATCCTCGCTAAATTGCTTTAGAGCATGCTGAACTTTGACATTCTGTGATAGAAAGCATTGCTTGTGCACATAGAATCCTTTAgccataaaccattgaccaagtctgcgACTAGGATTGggtccagccgcacccagactcctctctcagaaggcctttagaaagccaggggtcctttctgaaccttgactcaacgggagggtctccctgacagctctctcTGACCCCGtcctctgtgcaggaaaaaaacaagtggaCCTTGCTATAGCACCCCCTTAAAACTGTCGCATCTACTGTCGACTTGGTCAAATCattggtttatatcaataaatatattgctgcttctctcttagggGTGAAGTCTATCGCTCCATCCGCGAcaacccctctcttctgctcgtCAACACCAACACATCCTCAGCAGAGCCACAACCTTCTCACAGCAAGTTCTCTGGGCCAGAAACAAAATGCGTTCTCATGCCACGCTGGCACCACCTCTGACATTCCCGCAGCTGAGCCTCACCTCACGTTCCTGGCGCCATTCGCGCTCCttcgcttccagctcctcccgcgcCCTCATCCAATCCACCGTCAGCTTTCCAACATCTTCTTTGAGGGCTGAATTCACCTCTTTCGCTTTCTCCAGGTGCTCCCGCAGCAGACTGTTTGCTTCGGCCAGATCCTCGCACCTTGGAAAGGGAGGAACAGCCATGAGGTCACTGAACAACCCCTATCCACAAGCACCATCCCCGGGATTTCCCGGCTCCCCCAACACTGACTTTCTTCTCaaactgagaggcaggaaaagcgcTTTCTAGGGTGAACTAAGATCTCTCGCCGATGGCCAACtcatttgcttctccttgctttaagccttccatttccacctacaggttgggtttctccttcctcttcaacTCGGACGATGCCCACGGCTGGGCCTCCCCTTCGTGCTGCCTCATCACTGGACGCATCACCCTTCTCTAGCGttgcccccagtccctcacctactgcaccagggcagcgtttaggctggaaagggaccCTTGGAGCTCACCCACAGGAACGCCCCGCTCCAAACAGAAGCATTCAGCACACACCACTATTACTGCCCCACAGAACAGGTGGtgcacctctctcctttccaaagggcttGCCCCAACACTTCCCTTGCGGAGACTGACTACCACTGacaggttttccctccctgccgtgaGCATCCAGGATACTGAGTAGGAGGGAACGCTTCTTCCTTgtacctttgctgctcctctttcacctgaagcagggctttctccagggcctctgtgccttcccacctgcctgggaggcatccctgaagaagaaagcaaatagttAGTCCAATTCTTCCACCTGAAGCCCAGGAATGCTCTCCTACGCTCCCACCCTTTCTTTCCTAGATCTGCTTTAGCCGGGAAGCAGAACGAAAAGCACAGAGACAGCTCTCTCTGCCCGACGCCAGCATTCTCgccttccaaaacactgtctgtccaCCCATTCCATTTCAGAGACAGCCctagaacaggcagcaaagccctcgCCCGAGACCCAGGACAAAACGTTCCCCGCCAATAAAGCACCCCTGCACACAACTCAAATCCTgcatttctgggactgctggCTGCTCTAAGAGCGGCAACTGGGCAGAACACGGGCGGGCAAACTCGCAGCGCTTCTTGAAACCCTCCGCGAGCACAATCTTGCTTTCCCCTGTCATGGCCCGGGGAGCTTTTTCGCTCCCGAACGCTCCGGCCGCTCTCTTCAGTTCGCGCCCTGCGCACTCAccgctcctgcttccagctgctgctccagctctcggcAGCGGGTCCGGTACTGCAGGACCTGGGCGCAGACACGGCATGAAGATGAGCGACTGCAGCCGGGGACGGAcccggctcctccggcaccgGCTTTTCTCTCGCTCTCCGCAGCCCGAGCTCAGCCCGCGCCACGGCGCTGCCGCTACAACACCGAGTCCCTTCGGGACCGGGAAGCTTCGCTTCCCCCGAGCCCGGCCAAGCCCCGGCGAGCGGCTCGGGGGTGACcgcggacgggacgggacgggcggggcggctcccggggcctccctccctccctccctcccccgagctccgggctcggcgccgtcccgcccgcggcagcgcagggcagggcccgggcaggaccccgccggggccgcgccttcGCCCCCCGAGGGCTCCGCCGCCGAGTCCCGTCCGCGGACGGCGCGggcaccccggcccggcctcggggagctccccccgggcaggcgcccccgctcctcaccttcgcctgcagcttccgcaccagcaccgcttgccggtgccgcgcctcctgcgagctctgcagccggcgctgcagggaggccgggcccggcgccgccatgcccccgctcgccggccgggctccgccgcctgacgggcgccgccgggagccgcggggcgggagggacgggctcgctcggggccgctctgcggcggcgctttcctgcgggctgcggggctgccgcgggggaaGAGGCCGCTCCGGCCGCGGTTCGCTCCGGCCGGCTCCGCTCGGAGACCGTTACCGGCCCCGGCCGACgctgggggcgggagcggggggaaacgGTCCCCGCGAGCCGCGTGTCGGGGGGGCCCCGAGACGGCGGGcgagagccggggccgcggggacgggccgtcgcccggggaaggcggcggcagcgccggagcctcTGCCGGAGGCTCCGGCTTCGGCCTGGGCtgccgcgggagcggggggcccggcccgcAGCGAAACCCCGACGTGGCCGGGGGGAGCTCCCGGACCTTGTCCTCCCCGACGGGCGGCGCGAAGGGCCCGGGCCGCCAGCAGGGAACGGggaagccggggcgggagggaaagcTTCCGAGTTCCAGGGCAAGGGACCCCGGGAATAAAGCGCTATTTCATGGGCTCAGGAGGAAACACGACAAACGGGGCtcagccccctttgccccccagcctcctctgtcCTGGGAATTCACTTATTCGCCACTCAAGTCATGAGCTTGCATAACTTACAGCCCTTAAGTCGGGCActtgcaagcaaacaaaagagaattAGTTCCCTAGTGAGAGTGCtcatccttccccttccatcaCGGTGCGGgcgtcccctgtgtcaccccggGAAGCACGAAAGCCTGAGCGGgccggctgctgctgcatcctgggTCTAAAGTAGACCCAGTCAGGACGTTGTGACTGATACAGGACCCGTTAcgcaacattttaaatacttcttgtcCCCAGGCATTAAATTTGCAATGCCACAACCTGTGAATAGAGAAAGGCTGCCAAGGGACACAGCAGCGAGAGCACTATCACCACACTCCCGCGACAACGGGAGAAATCCTCGTACCTCCCCCTCATTCAGCTCTTGCTTTAGTTTAGCCCTTCAGCTTCAACAACAGAAAGCTACATCCAAGTGacacaaaccaacaaattccCTTTATGCTGACACACAGAATGACGCTGTCTCCCAGAAAAGGGAGTCAGGAGATcatgttttggaaaggagaagtcagGACAGTATTCCTGTTAGACTGCAACACTTTGCCAGAATCCTTTCTGGTTTGTATCGAAGAGCAAGGGTGAGCCATAACAGGTAGAAAGGGTAGAGGAGAGGGTCACGTAGCCAAGGGCCACTTCCTACAACTTGTAACCGATAAGTCAGCTACAATATATTTCTCAGGTatgcatgaacacacacaaagtGCCTGCAGTAAGGGGCACGTTTAGGCTTAAAGGCTTGAGTCGCCGgaaccttccctggggagaggctcttTCCTCTAACCAGGTCATGCCATTTGTCAGCCCGCTGTGATTTAAAGATACAACCAAAGCCAAGTTTGGccagaacagctgcttcctttctagTCGTAAAAGACCATTAACTTGGGAGCTTTATTCCTGAAACGCATCCATGAGTCCTTGTCATGATTTCAGAGGGACTAGGCAAAGATTTGCCCCGCAAAAGTAGCCAGTATAAAAGCAGTCGGACTGATCTGCACGTTTCATAGACTTGCGTGCCTTAAACGTGTTTAAGATTTAACCTTaaggtgtttcagttttaaacaccTTTAAGGTGTTTAAATGCTCGTCAGCTGTCCCTTGTTCCCGTGAAAGCGAAACCA
The genomic region above belongs to Larus michahellis chromosome 12, bLarMic1.1, whole genome shotgun sequence and contains:
- the LOC141750428 gene encoding uncharacterized protein LOC141750428 isoform X3, with protein sequence MAAPGPASLQRRLQSSQEARHRQAVLVRKLQAKVLQYRTRCRELEQQLEAGAGCLPGRWEGTEALEKALLQVKEEQQRCEDLAEANSLLREHLEKAKEVNSALKEDVGKLTVDWMRAREELEAKEREWRQERELYENYFRGDRDRLLGLWHQMVTFRRHFLEMKAATNRDLSELKAEQMRLSGSVMANCSRLNCSVMSFQAKGELEKKELQDRLKDLVALEDKHCLLQHELLVAREALEESHLERDVLKEEKHELRVALEKLEGENDALLCKVDEMERAKISAQEKLSLCKRTTKELCAEKAHLEQLLKKAEEQQEELRVELGVLAEEKEEAQEKLLEVSRQQESSRSGLEQLRQESSRQGHALAEVCAEKELLVREKAALEVRLAAMERERQGLSEQLAEARSGKETVECSLLEAQQHLSELEITRSHLETQLHAVAQAKEVIQVLLRSEGAGDRPLLHGNSKGVRSVKSEALFVQPLTLAICRVCRGSEVPSVGAGSREVSPEAGTAKHGARAPAERRAAYRHPQSSGGRPPRGDKQAPARRGDCRRAAAVLALGEETPVAAAGTSAASSCKAGPGEDGAEAIQC
- the LOC141750428 gene encoding uncharacterized protein LOC141750428 isoform X1 — its product is MAAPGPASLQRRLQSSQEARHRQAVLVRKLQAKVLQYRTRCRELEQQLEAGAGCLPGRWEGTEALEKALLQVKEEQQRCEDLAEANSLLREHLEKAKEVNSALKEDVGKLTVDWMRAREELEAKEREWRQERELYENYFRGDRDRLLGLWHQMVTFRRHFLEMKAATNRDLSELKAEQMRLSGSVMANCSRLNCSVMSFQAKGELEKKELQDRLKDLVALEDKHCLLQHELLVAREALEESHLERDVLKEEKHELRVALEKLEGENDALLCKVDEMERAKISAQEKLSLCKRTTKELCAEKAHLEQLLKKAEEQQEELRVELGVLAEEKEEAQEKLLEVSRQQESSRSGLEQLRQESSRQGHALAEVCAEKELLVREKAALEVRLAAMERERQGLSEQLAEARSGKETVECSLLEAQQHLSELEITRSHLETQLHAVAQAKEVIQGEVKCLQWELEAERSLLKQERQNMAQELLQKEEQHTDTLKVREADHQGEINKLLQDVAIAEGQRLSWLSEKRLLSQRLERLQRAVARLDREKTELKQYSAELRRTLEEVERERRRLRRYCRGRALPDAGGFSVSESDQHKMLASQQVSLLQTQLAQERK
- the LOC141750428 gene encoding uncharacterized protein LOC141750428 isoform X4; the encoded protein is MAAPGPASLQRRLQSSQEARHRQAVLVRKLQAKVLQYRTRCRELEQQLEAGAGCLPGRWEGTEALEKALLQVKEEQQRCEDLAEANSLLREHLEKAKEVNSALKEDVGKLTVDWMRAREELEAKEREWRQERELYENYFRGDRDRLLGLWHQMVTFRRHFLEMKAATNRDLSELKAEQMRLSGSVMANCSRLNCSVMSFQAKGELEKKELQDRLKDLVALEDKHCLLQHELLVAREALEESHLERDVLKEEKHELRVALEKLEGENDALLCKVDEMERAKISAQEKLSLCKRTTKELCAEKAHLEQLLKKAEEQQEELRVELGVLAEEKEEAQEKLLEVSRQQESSRSGLEQLRQESSRQGHALAEVCAEKELLVREKAALEVRLAAMERERQGLSEQLAEARSGKETVECSLLEAQQHLSELEITRSHLETQLHAVAQAKEVIQGEVKCLQWELEAERSLLKQERQNMAQELLQKEEQHTDTLKVREADHQGEINKLLQDVQAIAEGQRLSWLSEKRLLSQRLERLQRAVARLDREKTELKQYSAELRRTLEEVERERRRLRRYCRGRALPDAGGFSVSESDQHKMLASQQVSLLQTQLAQERK